A genomic stretch from Candidatus Hydrogenisulfobacillus filiaventi includes:
- a CDS encoding protein of unknown function (Evidence 5 : Unknown function), with translation MVNPASGAVVAEMTDAGPGAPGAAREAVAAGSLARLMASEMGKLLREARADVQCAARFVKWYAEEWNGIAPGALPARCNCRRTCRENGPRPARALWLPPPAFSLEDPGLPFLRVHRPLLRRPCLRRP, from the coding sequence GTGGTGAACCCGGCCAGCGGGGCGGTGGTGGCGGAGATGACCGACGCCGGCCCGGGGGCCCCGGGGGCGGCCCGGGAAGCGGTGGCCGCCGGGTCCCTAGCCCGGCTGATGGCGTCGGAAATGGGCAAGCTGCTCCGCGAGGCGCGGGCCGACGTGCAGTGCGCAGCCCGGTTTGTGAAGTGGTACGCGGAGGAGTGGAACGGCATCGCGCCGGGCGCATTACCGGCGCGCTGCAATTGCCGGCGCACCTGCCGCGAGAACGGGCCCCGACCGGCGCGCGCCCTATGGCTTCCTCCCCCGGCCTTTTCCCTGGAGGACCCAGGGCTTCCGTTTTTGCGAGTGCATCGACCCCTGCTGCGGCGGCCATGCCTCCGCCGTCCCTAA